The Capsicum annuum cultivar UCD-10X-F1 chromosome 1, UCD10Xv1.1, whole genome shotgun sequence sequence cacgccctcttgtgtcattgtaagagtgttggtgttgcCTATTACAAGTATGAAGGGTCTTAGTATGtgacatacacttaggttcttagttcttgtgagagttgatgtctcacttcctatccttACACTTCTTGTAATCGTGTTTGTGATCTTCTTCTAGTAAAGCTGTGTATTGTTGTTaccttgttgttgttgtcttatcatctcgtgttcatcttgttgttggcTGTTTTTGGTGTAAAGTACACCTTGTATTATCTCGTTCTTATGGTATtattgttggccgagacttgttccTCTTTAGGTCCTCTTTTTGTCTTGTGTTTtgtttccatgttgtgggttgattccgTTATCAGTTCATCATGTTCTTGGTTGGTCCAAGTGATTACACATTAAGGCAATCAGACATGTCACAGAAGACTACCACATTCCAGCAactcatgtatacaagttcataaagaaaatcgtAAACTTTAGATGGAACAAAAATGAACCTAAAATCAAACAGAAGTAGAAAGCTAATGCAGAGAGGGTAACATGTGAACAGGCTATCATATGTTAAGACAAGGTAtccaaagatgaaaaataaaaactattccaTTGTAACGAGATCTTAACATTGCCTGCTTACCTAAAGCTCAAGATATTTCAACTTGGGTGTGGCATAAGAAAGAGCATCCAACTCATTTTGCACTTCACATTTGAGAATGTCGTTACCTCTAACTGTTGCGGCTAGATCAGCCTGAAGTTGCTTTATGTCCATCTCTTCGGAATAGAGCTTCTCCCTTAGCACAGTTGTCAGCAAAGTCTCCGATTTAAGCTCTTTAACCTTTTCCTGATAGTTTTCCCAGACATAATCTCTATTGTCTTGAGCTACTCGATATTCCGCTTGTAACTGAGTGAGCCGTtgccttagattttgattctcCTCTGACACTTGCTCTATTCTCTTAGACAAATCTTCAAGGTGTTTCTCCGAAAATGCCATCTTGATTCTATTATCTACTTTCTTCTCATTAAATGAAGAGATTTCCCTTTGTAGAGAGACATTCTGCTCTGCTCGCCCTTTCACGGAGTCTATGTTGTTCAATTTGGTATTTCTCAAGTTTTAGAGACCAATCGCTGGATCTTCTATCCAACTCCTTTTTCAGTATTGATTGTAACTCATTCTTTTTTGTCTCCAATCTTCGTGTCCGTGAATCTAGTTCTGCCTGTAATATGCTGGCTTCTTCTTTAGCAGAAGCCCATTCAACAACTTGATTCCGTGGCATGCTTGAAACTTCAGAAGCTATTTGTACCTTCTCCTTTGTCAATATTCTAATAGTCCGAATCAACACCGGAGCGCTAAGGTCTCTACCGTGAAGAAACATTTGTCATTACTTTGGACAAGCAAATGCAAATTAAAACATCAGTTTAAGTGTGAAAAAGGAAGCTACAGCAAAATGATATGCATACCGGCTTAAATCATGACCAGATTTCTTAGGATGAACTTTCTTACTGTGACCATGGGGAGATTTTCTCAGATCTGTGAAATTCTTTTTTCCTGACCCACTGTCATAGAAGGATCCAGATGATAATGAAACACTCCTCCAAGAAGAAACTTCCTTGGACTTTAATGGTGGTGAAGGGGTCTTGTTTGCATCATTAGTTGATGatcgaaaaaagaagaagttgttcttcatcatctctaTGTATGGAGATTGTACATGAATCAAACTAGTGTCCAGGAGATTTCAAAGGACAAAGCGAAACACTCATAAACAACCACTCACAAATCATCatccattcatgaaaatattgcaAGCTAACTAAATACTTATGAGACAAAGCAAAACATCTCTCTTTCTAcatgcttcttcttcaacaataacATACGTAACCCCTACCTTGGCAAGTAGAAAATTTGTTTCCCATAAATCCTCGGCAAGGAAAGCAAAAATACGAGGATATTTATGAAGACATAAGCAATAACAACAGTAGCAAGTAAGAAAACAGAGGTATACGATACAAcaagtagaaaagaaaaatatatactgATACTACTACCAGAAGAGACATGACGCGAAACTATTTACTACTAGCCTTctactaaaaattaataaaataccccACAAACAAATAGCACAAGAACAATTCAAAGAACTTATCAAATCCTTCTGATAAAACAAATAATTAtggtataataaaaaaaaaaaagagaaattactgaatcaaagagttgaaagagtaagagcCGGCAAAAGGTTGTCAAAATCTGTAGgattcttgtcattttttcttgaaatataaaaACAGCAAAAGACTAGAATGGAGAGAACTTTTTTTTCTGTGTCTTTCATTCATCATCGTACAATGCATATATACAACTAACAAGGATCTGTAAATTACTAGTAAATATTTACAAGGATCTATATATGGCAAGTGAATATTTACAAGGATCCAGAAATATACTAAGTTACTAAGTCCTACAACGACAGGTGAAACGATGAAGACAGAAGACCATAATTCCTGTTGTACTATTTCCAAGAAAAAACATTCGCATACAAGCAAGTTGGAAAACTAAGCACATGACTTCTCTACAATGTACGctatactctcttcattttgggATGTGGAAAATATTTGACCTTATTAACTAGATTCGTCTATGttgattccaaaaaaaaaaagttctaggCCTTTTGAGATTGCTTTATTCCATATAGTATTGGTCTCTCATAACTTTGTACAACTACAATCATCATGTTGCAGATCCAGCGCATGTGCTACTAGcaccaaaaatcaaaattaatatcTTAAACATTATGTATACTCCAAATCGTCATACAAAATGGAGCCACCGGAGCTTTCATGTctaatgaatttttcatttttcataaaatggaAAAAGTACCTAAACAACCAATCTCGATTAAGTACTACAACTCTGATGAATCTTATAAGATGGAGAAAGTTACCTATACACAATCAATCTCCACTGGAATTAGTGTATCTCAAGTTCTCTAATGCATTGGTTAACCTCTCAATACCCTCCTGAAAGTCATATTGGTTATCCAAAGAGAACAAACAAAAAGTACAGAAGTGTTTATCTTGGTAATATCCACCTACCAGTGAAATCAAGCAAGCTACCAGTATCTGTTGCTAAAAAGGGAGTCCTGAAGTAGCTCTCTAATATATCTTAACATGGTCAAAACGGATATAAATTACGCCTAATTAGCATCATACCAGCTCATTTTAATACTAAAACTTTAAAAGCAGAAAAGCACAGAATCCAGAGATGCCATGAAATTACAGAGAAACTGGGAAGAGGAAGACACGTACCAGAACTATTAGTGAAATCAGCAGTCAAGTCTGAGAAACCAAAATTTTGAGGCATCTTCACAAGAAATCCAAATGAAGTAGTGTCAGCATCCAGAAGAGGTTCATTAAAAGGTTGCGTGTTAGACTCCACACTACTAAATGACGAAACGGATGCATCACCCATTGCAGAACGTGACTCCAAGTAACTGCCATGAGGACCAAAGGCAAACGGAGAATTACCACCATAGACAGGTTCTTTCTTAATAATCCTCCCATCTATTGTTTGTCTCAACCCCATGTTAGAGGGCTAGCCCAAAAACATATTAGGAGGAACATCAATTTTTCTGCTTTGAGAAGGAATATCAACTGTTGTTTGTATGCAAGAGAAAACAGATGAGCTGTTGTTACTGAATGCATTGGGTCTATCAGCACGTACAAGTTCAAGGTTTCTTCTAAATTCTTTAACTGCAGGAAAAATCCAATTGAGGTGAAACGTCCAGTTCTGAAACATTCAAAATCTTGTCACAGTTCTGGAAAGTTCAACAGATTCAAAATAGAATCCTAGACTAGAAACCCAAATTTAAGCATCTCAGACCAGAAGATGAAACGTAGTTGTATTTTGCTTTTTCATTTTGGTGCATTCTTACAAGATTACATAGAAGATACTGAGGCTATTCTACAAGTCTTACGAGTCTCTATAGTTTCTTTCAGCAGTTTCCAAGTAGATGTTTTCTTCCAGTTTGGCAGTTATTGCTTTCTTTTACCCGTAAATGTGGCTTCACAACCTTTTTATGAATCTACTAAAATCTTGTTACCATCTCAACAAGAAAGACTTTCTTTAATGAAGAAAGAAGAGTAGTTGGATGAcattagaccccaaatcaagtgaaGGATAAAGTTTCTCAATTTCGAATAATACAGAGAAAAATTaacattttttcctttaaataatGAATCCATAATCAAGGGTATAAAGAAGCAATGAAAGTAATGTTAGGGGGTAGGTTCCTCTGTTCAAGAATATTTACACGCACATGCATTCATACATTTGTTTACCTTGGACATTGATCAGCAAAGGAAGCATTTTACTGTAGAACTAGTAAGATATAAAGTTTATAACAAGCACTAGTAAACTCGACTTTCCGAGAATGAAAAGGTaatttccttttaaattttttacagaGAACGAGCATCTGCATGTGTGATAAAGAGCTAAACATCAAGGGCAAAAGAAACTCTTTTTTGGAACTTTCAATGTATATTGCATTGTTTGATAATGTATCTGTTATTTTCAGCAAGTGTAAGGAATACTGGTAAATGTTATTAGCCATAGGAAGCATTGTGATCCTTAAGTTCAGTCCTCATTCCACGTTACCTGGAGGTTGTGAAAGTATACCCTGAAAATATATAACATACTGAGTTCAGTAAATCTAGGTTCTATGTTGTCCTGGATTAAGAGTGTTCACAACTTCTTTCTGACTCATTTATTGCTGAAGACACTGCTCTATCCGATTTTGCACCTAAATTCAAGATAACCATCTTCTTTTCCATGCGACAGAGTGCAAACGAGGCATGTTCGGatcaaatcggtgtgttatagcctaccgtttcggggtgggcttggggtccgagcgtgttgtgggtcaaaatcGACCGGGCTGCCTCAAGAAGGCCGGAgaacggcctagtgtgggcctttgggaTGGgcggggcggtttgggtggtcaaacgggtgaaatggtgcaAACAGAGCaatttggggccaaatcggtgtgctatagcccacgattccggGGTAGGtctggggttcgggcgtactgcgggttgaaaatcaactggggcgtgccagggaggctggggagcggcctagtattgtccatttgggtgggcggggctatttgggtggtcaaatggacAAAACGGCAAAAACGGGCCATTTTCAGCCTCATTCGGTGGGTGTTAACCCGTGGTTCTTGGATGGGCCCGGAGCTTTGGTGTCGGTATTTGCAAAAATTGACTGACGGCCCCCCGTCGGGCTGAAGAGTGGCTCTGGGTTGTCCGACAGGGTCAGTGGCgtcattttggtggtcaaacgggcgacgGCGCGAATGGAACATTTTTAGCGCTAGCTTATGAATTCTTGGGGATACGTGCGTACTGAATGAGTTTGTGCGTGGACCTTTTGGTTCGTATCGTGACAAACTACCGCTTGAATTGTTTCGCACCGGAGAGGAGTAACTAAGGATTATTTCAGGATTTCGTGTATTTGCCTATGAGTTCCTTGGATACGTGCATCCCATTACTGACATAAATTAAGTTTAATGTATATGCAAACAGGAATAGAATATAGCTGCATTACATCTTCAGATAGTGTGACTTGAAGATTTGTTATTTCTTATCTTCTTCAACTCTTTTAACTTCAACATGCTTTCTCTTTAGAAATGCTCAAACAAGGCAACTTTCACATCCACTCCCTGTTTTACGTGCATGCGAGATTGATGAATGGTCGAGAAGTCAAGAGTATAGGTCTCTTCTTCAGCGTGCGATACAGGTGAATTCTGTGCAAAAAGGTTAACGCTGCATGAGAATGAAGTATACATGTAAATATACAGGTATGTGGATTACTCTTTATGCACTAATGTCTAGGACTTCAAAGCTTTCTGTAAATGTTTTAGATATTATATATATTCTCCCTAAAATTTCAGATTAGAGCAGAGGAGTTGTTACTAAAGCTTGGAAGAGCATTTACTTTGGCTAGGTCTGCATTACTTCTACTAGCAAAGCAGGATGGCATTTGAAAAAAGCCTGTGGATATAAACCAGAAAAAAGTGATTCTTGTGTATGGTTTGATCTAGAGTGGTTCTTCAGAATTACGATTCACGACTATCAGCTCAAaccttatgtatgtatgtatgtatagatATGCACCAAACATGGAAGGCAAAGGATTAAAGTGAACTTGTTCATTTTTCCGAATCCAAAACATCCATTTCATTCTGTCCTTATACAGCCTGTGACATGTGACATGGACTCATGCTTCCAGTAATGCAATTTACAAACAAAAGACACCAATGGCAGAAGCACATTTAGCATGTAGTCTGCATATGTGAATACTAGAAACAACCAAAATGACAATAGAATGTTTAAGAACCGAAAGAACTATATCAGCAAGTGGTAGTGAGATTATCCTCGGAGGATTCAGCAGCAGAAGCAACTACCAACTGAAGCTGAAGGATGACGCCCTCTATTTGTGCCTTTCTACGTTCACGTTGTATTATAGAAGTATTCAATTTGATTCTATTTTACTTCTTAATTAACCATTTTTGTCAAAAAGAATTTGTTCCTATTGACGATTTGTGATATAGATAAATGCATAAATTACTCGTATCAATTACCAAGTACATTGGAAAAGATGTCTAATAAACAGGCAAATAAAAAGGGAACAAGGAAGGCTAGCAGCTAGCAGCAAAAATACAAATGGGAGGCCCCCCGACTAGCTAAGGAGCGGGTGAATGTGGGTCGACGGGGTCAtctgggtggttaaacgggcgaaacgacgctaacaagccatttttgggccaaattgacgGGTGTTAGCCCATGGTTCCGGGGGTGGGCTTGTGGATCGGTGGCGTtttgggccgaaaatcaactggCAGCCCCCGACTGGCTGAGGAGCGGATGAGTGTTGGTCGGTGGGGCCATCTGAgtggtcaaacggatgaaacggcacgaacgaaccattttcggaccaaattggTGGGTGTTAGCGCACAATTCGGGGGTGGGCCACGTGCCCAACAACATTTTGGGCAAAAAATCGATTGGTGCCCACCCAACCCGCTTAGGAGCGGGTGAGTATGGGCTGGCGGAGCCgatggggccatttgggtggtcaaacaagagAAACAGAGCGAACGAGCCTTTTTGGGTCCAATTCGGTGTGGATCGAATTGCATTGATGAGGCCGGGAGAGTCATTTTCCAAGTCAAACATGTGAAACGACACAAATTGCGAATTTTTTGCAATTTTCGATGCAtacgatttaaaaaaaaaaaaatctcagtGAAACTTCTCGAGCAATCCCTCCATGAATTTGGAATATGACTGAGACTCTTATTTGACCTCAAATTATTGTGTCCACTCGGGAGCAATCCCAAGTTTTTACCTCTGTCGTACTTCCAAGGGCTCCTTGTCAAAGGAGCAACCAGTTCCTTGTTTCTTTCTTAGTTCTTAGGATAATAATAACACACGATTGAAGATTGTAGAAAGGTGTTAGTTAATTCCATTGATGTAAGAATGTTCGGTTTTTACAATTAATGAAGTGATGTCTACAAGTACTTCAAAACTGATGCTGAAACTTCAATTGATATTTCACCCATATCGTGGACTCCAACATTCATCCAGTAGTGCATCCCTCACATctattcctatttttttttttcatctattcCTTTTTGTTAACCCTCATTTACATAACTAAATCCTATTTTACATCTACTCATGTACAGTATTCTAATCCCCGAGAACCCTCTTCGAGACCATGTTCAGAGCTGAACACTAGAATCAATGGACCATCTTCCTTCTATTGGCTTTAGAGACTTCCAGCACCCATGCAGAAATGGCATTTAGCAACCATGGACTTCCCAGAATAAGACAGCTTGCTTCATCCATTCGCAAAGGACAGACCATCCTTTCTCCTCTGTCTATGCCTGTTAAAAGTAGAGTGGGGGAATTAGGCATGCCTACCAAACCAAACATCACAAGATATTAGACAGAATCCGAGAGAATGAAATGTATCAGACAATTTCTTGTCCATAGAAAAGGGGGCAAGAGGTTAGACGAACTTACCGAGCTTTTTTACTGCAACGTTCAACCAGCTCTCAGACACGTGTGAATGATTGGAGATAGTCTGTGCAGAATCCCTTCTCTCACTCTCCATTTCTAaatgttctctttttttttcttcgaaTGATTTACCCCTCCATAATCTATAATCATAGTGGCTAGTAGTTCATCTCTATAGATTCATAGATCCTAAATTTTGAAGACAGGAAATTTATTGCTTTCAAGGTGTTGCTCCAACGGTCCTTTCTGTCCAGAGTTCAAGAGACACGTTAAAACAACTTATAATTTAATCAATTGAAAAAATCCAGTATGTTCATGTCTGGTGGGAACTAAGATGATTCTATGCCCTTTTGAAGAACACATTGCAGGCACAAGTAACTGTACAAATAAAGAAGCCTAACCTGAATGCAAAAGCGAACTGTATATATTCCTTCCTGATTGTATTCTGGTGTAATTATGACTTCTGATATTCGTGAAACCTCAGTTAGCACAGCAACAGCACTTAGAAACCAACAATCACCCAGCCGTCCCTGATTAAAAAGTACAGTATTACAGTGAGCAACTGGATCTATAAAGACAATACTAGCAATCAACTTAGACCTGTTTCcccaaaaagcaaaagaaaagagGAGGCAAGAGGGGATACTTTGAGCAAACAGTATGAAGCAAGAGTAGCACAACCTGGAAACATCTGAAGAATTTGCTACTCCGGAAAATAAGCATTGGTGATTACCCAGATGCTTCTCTTTCACTATATCAGTAGGCCTCATCCATTCAGAAACAACCTGGGATGAAAACTAATATCAGCTAACGTaccacacatcataatcaaacCCAGAAAACCAGAAGACCAATAAAACTATGAGCAAAGTGATGCCAATGGACTCACCTGCAATTTAGATGGGGGATTGTCCGGATCCATAAATAACGAGCGGTCATTGGGAGGAAACTCTTGATCAGTGAAATGTGATTCTCCTCTTGCTAAGAGAGCCTCCTTCACAGCTATTTCCACTGAAAGCATGTGTTGATTGATTTCCTTCTGCGTGTCTACTTGAGGCTTCCTCAACCTTCGAGTAAAAGAATCCACGTCCAACACAACCCCATCACGATCTGACCTTCTCTTCCTCCCACTTGAATACTGTCCATCCCAATCTACATCATCTATGTCATAAAGATCTACATCCGCAGGATCACTGTCCCACCCATCAACCTAAGCAAGAAGAACCAAAGTCAAAACATGAGACAAATTCCAAAAGACACGCAACTATTCCTTTAATGTTTACCAGATATGTTGAAATTAGCAACAGAAAAACTATCAATCAACTCCACCAATCTGGTTTCTTAAAGTTTctgattgtaaaaaaaaaaaaaaaaatccttcaaaCATCTAGAACTTGAGAATCTGCAAAATTAAAAGACAAAGAGTAAGGGTAAAGTTacattcattttattatttttaaacgttacttatgaaattatactgaatatattattgttgttcgttttcctttttaatttctccaacgacaccatttttttgttttctttaactcTTTTTTCTTGGAATGTCTATCGAAAGGTAAAAAATTATACGCACCCAGTGTatacatcaaattaattttttttaccatagttatgtaattaaattaaataaaatacatattgattaatcatggttaagtaacatgaactttaaattcaaacaaatggcaTGCATGTATTGACTTGGTGTATACATTGGGTGCGTGTAAGTTTTAGCCCGATCGAAAAAGGTCTTTCTATCTCTAAATGGTAAGGGTAAAGCCGCAtacattttattcttttcaaacatCACTTATAAAATCATACTGAATATGTTGTTACGTTGTTTCCTtgatttattttgtgttttgtttggGTGCAAGAACTAAGGACAAGTAACCttatacaatatattaaattatataatatcctTTTACACAACTAATAGATGTAAgttatcatattttgaaaataaaatataacttataTACATCGACAGTCAAACAATATACGATTGCTCagaaacacaagaaaagaaaaaagacaccACAATTttctgtcaattttttttttcctttcaattaaTGGATGAACAAATAAACACAAATTAACAGGTTGTGAATGATTTATATTGGCCATTTAAAGAGAGCGATATTTCGTTTGGTAGCTTAAGGTG is a genomic window containing:
- the LOC124899263 gene encoding calpain-type cysteine protease DEK1-like isoform X2, encoding MLSVEIAVKEALLARGESHFTDQEFPPNDRSLFMDPDNPPSKLQVVSEWMRPTDIVKEKHLGNHQCLFSGVANSSDVSRDGWVIVGF
- the LOC124899260 gene encoding uncharacterized protein LOC124899260, with the protein product MMKNNFFFFRSSTNDANKTPSPPLKSKEVSSWRSVSLSSGSFYDSGSGKKNFTDLRKSPHGHSKKVHPKKSGHDLSRDLSAPVLIRTIRILTKEKVQIASEVSSMPRNQVVEWASAKEEASILQAELDSRTRRLETKKNELQSILKKELDRRSSDWSLKLEKYQIEQHRLRERASRAECLSTKGNLFI
- the LOC124899263 gene encoding calpain-type cysteine protease DEK1-like isoform X1; its protein translation is MLSVEIAVKEALLARGESHFTDQEFPPNDRSLFMDPDNPPSKLQVVSEWMRPTDIVKEKHLGNHQCLFSGVANSSDVSRLCYSCFILFAQRTAG